The Mesorhizobium sp. M1D.F.Ca.ET.043.01.1.1 genome contains a region encoding:
- a CDS encoding thiamine pyrophosphate-dependent dehydrogenase E1 component subunit alpha, giving the protein MQLKGDRRLEAFRRMLRIRRFEEEGRRLFNGGQIPGWFHTTVGQEGAIVGASLALRDDDAMTGTHRSHGHPIAKGAHLQALMAELMGKEGGVCKGRGGSMHFADSSVGIISESGIVGGGIPLATGCAFSAKVRGVDQVTLCFFGDGAVNQGTFHESLNMASLWRLPVIYLCENNGYAMTTSVATSHGQPDIALRAAGYGIPGEIVDGQDVSAVYQSAAYAVTRARAGQGPTLIVANTYRFDEHNIGLAVSGEPYRQVAEVEAHKRDRDPILLYRTVLLEEGVNEETLATIEHEVAQAVTQAVQFALASPMPRPETLPDYMFVSTIAR; this is encoded by the coding sequence ACGGATGCTTCGCATCCGCCGATTCGAAGAAGAAGGTAGGCGCCTGTTCAACGGTGGTCAGATCCCTGGTTGGTTTCACACGACCGTGGGTCAGGAAGGCGCTATCGTCGGAGCAAGCCTCGCCCTCCGGGACGATGACGCCATGACCGGAACACACCGTTCGCATGGCCATCCGATTGCGAAGGGCGCGCATTTGCAGGCGCTTATGGCAGAACTGATGGGTAAGGAGGGCGGCGTTTGTAAGGGGCGTGGCGGTTCGATGCATTTTGCGGACAGTTCAGTGGGGATTATCAGTGAATCGGGAATCGTCGGAGGGGGCATTCCTCTTGCCACAGGATGCGCATTTAGCGCCAAGGTGCGCGGCGTCGATCAGGTTACCCTTTGCTTTTTCGGCGACGGAGCAGTGAACCAGGGCACTTTTCACGAGAGCCTCAACATGGCCTCGTTGTGGAGGCTTCCCGTCATTTATCTTTGCGAGAACAATGGCTATGCAATGACCACCTCCGTAGCAACAAGCCACGGACAGCCGGACATTGCCCTACGAGCGGCAGGTTACGGAATTCCAGGAGAAATAGTAGACGGACAGGACGTCAGTGCCGTCTATCAATCTGCGGCATATGCGGTCACGCGAGCACGCGCGGGGCAGGGACCCACTCTCATAGTGGCCAACACTTATCGGTTCGATGAACACAATATAGGCTTGGCCGTTTCTGGGGAGCCTTATCGACAGGTCGCAGAAGTCGAGGCACACAAACGCGACCGGGACCCAATTTTGCTATATCGCACTGTGCTGCTCGAAGAGGGTGTAAATGAAGAGACTCTAGCAACCATCGAGCATGAAGTGGCCCAAGCCGTCACACAGGCCGTACAGTTTGCTTTGGCTAGCCCCATGCCCCGGCCCGAAACGTTGCCCGACTATATGTTCGTGTCGACCATTGCCCGCTAA